GGCGAGAAATTGCCGCGATTTTGCTAAAAGTGCTTGAAGATCCGAAAACTTCATTCCAGCTGCTACTGTGACAGTCAAATCGCCAACAGCATGTTCAATCAATTGGTTGATGCGTTCTGTACTAACTACGACATCAACGCCCTTAGCTAAACCACCCCAGTTAAGTTTACTACCACTACCACAGGGGAGGACGCGCCAGTTGTGACTGTGAGCTTTGGCGATGACTGCGGCTAGTTGTTGTTGGGTGCGGGGATAGACAATGCAACTGGGAGATTTTCCAGAAGTTATAGCCTGTTGGATACGGTTTTGCTGGCCTATTTCGATATTTTCCCAAAGGCAAATAGCATTTTCTTCACCGATAATAGATGCAAAATCAGTAGCGCACACGCCTTGCGGCCTGTCGTTAGACATCGCTTTCATTGAGTTTATTTTTTTACGCCCTACATCTAATTTACTGGTTAAACTGACCAAAAAAGCGTATTGCCGTATAAACAGCGATGCCTACGGTAGGCATCGCCAACTCTCCTTAGATTAAGAATTCATTCTGAGGCGAGCTAGATGAGAATAAAATAGCCCTAGATTTAGGGTAGACCGAAAAGTTCTGCGATCGCTTAATTCTCTCAACTTTACTTTTCAATAACAACCGCCTCTGATACTTCATCAAAACCCACTGTGTTGCGCTTCATCCTCAGACTCAAGCATGGCGACGCTGCGCGTCTATTTTTGTGGGGCTTTCACGCTTTTGCTAAATTTCTTGCAAAAACCTCTTGATTTTCATCGCCGATTATGAGACAGTCTGATTTAACATCTATAAAATACGGTAAATCGATAAACTTACCGTACTTTATAGATTTACTAGAAGTAAGCAGGTGGTTTTAGCTATGCTTTAACTCCGGCAAGATACTATCAGACTCAAGTACAGAAGTCTAACAGCCATGTGATTAAGGCATCATACCAGCACTGAATGCTTACATGACTTTCAGGAGAATCATCTCCAATGCAAGTTACCTTCCAGTAGAGTAACCTCAGATTTCATCCCAAATCCGGTAATATTGCCCTGTTTCTATGGAAATAGGTGTATTAGGTGTGGCTAGTAGTTCTAGCTTTCAGATGCTCATGTATTCACTCATGACTAGATTTTTGCGTTATTTTTTACCAGTGGAGAATATCTCATGCAAATAGATCCTAATTCTCATCAAGGCTTCGAGCCAGATACTCAGGCTAATAGCGAAATAGAGAAACCGAAGCAACCCCGTGTAGCTAGCAAACGTTTTTTTAGTACTCATGGCAGCAGACGCTCATTTCTCGGTCGCGCTGGTTTGTTTAGCGCTGCTAGCGTTGTTGCCGGAGTTTTAGGTTCACCTCTCTCCTCAAAAAAAGGAGGAGATATTGTACAAGCTCAAGATGTCAACAGACGGTATAACCGAGCCTTCGACTACAACAGGTTTGTTGATAAAGCCTATCGAGTCCGTGTTGAAGCAGCCAGAGTTGAACGGAGTATTAACATTCCGCCACATCCGACCAACGGCGATGAGGAGCGTTATCCTAACAAAATCGGCTCTGACAGTAGGGGACTACCGCATAATGGGCTTGGCGAAGTTAAGTTGGAAGCTTACAACTCTTTGACCAAAGCCCTGACAACGCAAAACCCCAATGATTATGAAAATATTATCTTGGGTGGCGGCAGAAAGCTGGTCAATCCTCAAGGCCCCCTCGCAATTAGCCTAGAAGGAATCAATGCAGCGCAGATAGCAGTACCACCACCACCTGCTCTAGCTAGTGCAGAACGCGCTGCTGAAGCAGTTGAACTCTACTGGCAAGCTTTACTTCGAGATGTACCTCTTTCCAAGCTCCAAAACAATACTGACAATCCAAAAGTCTTGGCAGCTGTAGAAGACCTCAACAAGCTTTCGGCCTTTCAAGGGCCAAAACAAAATGGGCGTGTCACCCCTCAGACTCTATTTCGTGGCAGTGTCAACTACGTCAATCTATACAGTTTAGGTATAACTACAAAATATGTTATTCCACCAGGGGTACTAGATGGGCCTTACATCTCACAATTTTTGTTGCGAACTATTCCTTGGGGAACTCAGTCCGTTTCACCACTGATTCGTACTGCTCTTTCTGGTAATGATTTTCTACTGGATTTCCAGGAATGGTTGACTATTCAGAATGGAGGTAGTTCTGGGAAGTCTATTAAATACGACCCTAAAAACCGTTACATAGTCACGGTTCGGGATTTAGGTGAGTATGCCCATATTGGCGGCCCTACATACCTGGGAGCCTCCTTGATTCTTGGTGGTATCAATGCACCTTTGAATCCGGGCAATCCCTACGTGAGATCGAATACTCAAATTGGTTCTAATGCAACCTTTGCAGCCGGACATTTCCAAGCCTTGCTTAACTTGGCTAGCTCGCGTGTGATTAGAGCCTCATACTGGCAGAAGTATTATGTACACCGCATTCTGCGCCCGGAAGCTTATGGTGGGCTAGTCTACAACAACATTGTCAATAAAACGAAGTATCCGATTAATTCTGAGCTTTTGAATTCCAAAGCTTTAGCTCAGACCTTTAGCACCTTCGGCACCTATTTACTACCCCAAGCATATCCAGAAGGATCGCCAACCCATTCCTCCTATACAGGCGGTGCGGCTGCTAATGCTGGCGTTAATGTTACACTATTGAAAGCATTTTTTGATGAAAACTTTATTATCCCCGATCCAGTAGTGCCTGACCCCAATGATCCCACAAAAGTAATTTCTTATAGTGGGCCACCACTGACTGTAGGTGGAGAATTGAATAAACTGGCGACGAACTATGCTATTGGTCGCGGTCATGGTGGTATCCATTGGCGTTCAGATGGTTCAGCTGCTTTGGCTTTGGGAGAAGAGGTTGCTATTAGCCTTCTCAGGGATGAGAGACTGGGTTACAACGAAATATTCAATGGGTTCACCTTCACAAAATTTGACGGTTTAAAAGTCACAGTTTAAATCCATTTTCGGTATTTACAATACTCTGCACAATATTAGGTGACAATAAGTTTAACTTGCCACAGACAATCACAATAGTGGTAAACAGTGTGGGTAAAGCTTTGAGCTTTGTCTGCTGTTGTATTAGTGAACTACCCTGGCGTAAGACAGACAGTCAGGTATCTTACCAGAAAATCGTGGGGATTCGTCATCCATCTGGAATTGATTTTTTGCTTATGTAAAAACTC
This genomic interval from Nostoc sp. KVJ3 contains the following:
- a CDS encoding vanadium-dependent haloperoxidase — protein: MQIDPNSHQGFEPDTQANSEIEKPKQPRVASKRFFSTHGSRRSFLGRAGLFSAASVVAGVLGSPLSSKKGGDIVQAQDVNRRYNRAFDYNRFVDKAYRVRVEAARVERSINIPPHPTNGDEERYPNKIGSDSRGLPHNGLGEVKLEAYNSLTKALTTQNPNDYENIILGGGRKLVNPQGPLAISLEGINAAQIAVPPPPALASAERAAEAVELYWQALLRDVPLSKLQNNTDNPKVLAAVEDLNKLSAFQGPKQNGRVTPQTLFRGSVNYVNLYSLGITTKYVIPPGVLDGPYISQFLLRTIPWGTQSVSPLIRTALSGNDFLLDFQEWLTIQNGGSSGKSIKYDPKNRYIVTVRDLGEYAHIGGPTYLGASLILGGINAPLNPGNPYVRSNTQIGSNATFAAGHFQALLNLASSRVIRASYWQKYYVHRILRPEAYGGLVYNNIVNKTKYPINSELLNSKALAQTFSTFGTYLLPQAYPEGSPTHSSYTGGAAANAGVNVTLLKAFFDENFIIPDPVVPDPNDPTKVISYSGPPLTVGGELNKLATNYAIGRGHGGIHWRSDGSAALALGEEVAISLLRDERLGYNEIFNGFTFTKFDGLKVTV